One Elaeis guineensis isolate ETL-2024a chromosome 10, EG11, whole genome shotgun sequence genomic window carries:
- the LOC105053204 gene encoding protein TIFY 6b — protein MERDFLGINAKVSGPPAKEDGRGSRQDPVYVGGSALQWPFLNTTTAMQQFVSFKQHEERPKKIVFDQFSSGFQPISTVDAFETSQKSSPALAAQKSFSLDGQGVRQYSMQVSQPQASGSFGASAHQLNEPRMFPLASHHSFPVTMSSPFFKVQGAPNLAVTSLKQQPFGGGLAVSAPVGDSVAGALAPRGVTKTASKTAQLTIFYAGAVNVYDDVPLEKAQAVMLLASRGSNATSNAVNPRCEPPVPAPTKLAGSDVLSTNQNLTPTSSHVASPCSGLSSPLSVTSRTVPNCGSGSTTNDDTAVVKTVGSLAPTSQNEPSKTLTAAIGSTSAATIMPTAVPQARRASLARFLEKRKERVTNAMPYSCMKKSQENAAGFEHANVSSRSSSVDIAFSSNGEDSRCLGQHKNIVGSREAPHTKLGI, from the exons ATGGAGAGGGACTTTCTGGGAATAAATGCCAAAGTTTCCGGGCCGCCGGCGAAGGAGGACGGCAGGGGGAGCCGTCAGGACCCAG TCTACGTTGGAGGTTCTGCCTTGCAGTGGCCTTTCTTGAACACGACCACTGCCATGCAGCAGTTTGTATCCTTCAAACAACATGAGGAGAGGCCAAAGAAGATTGTATTTGATCAGTtctcttcagggtttcagccaaTATCTACCGTTGATGCCTTCGAGACCAGTCAGAAATCCTCCCCTGCATTAGCAGCTCAG AAATCCTTCAGTCTTGATGGACAAGGTGTCCGCCAATACAGCATGCAAGTGTCCCAACCTCAAGCTTCGGGTTCCTTTGGTGCTTCTGCTCACCAATTGAACGAGCCTAGAATGTTTCCTCTTGCCTCTCATCACTCTTTCCCAGTTACCATGAGCAGCCCTTTCTTCAAGGTCCAAGGTGCACCAAATCTTGCTGTCACCTCTTTAAAGCAGCAGCCATTTGGAGGAGGGCTTGCAGTCAGTGCCCCTGTTGGGGATTCTGTGGCGGGAGCCCTTGCTCCAAG GGGTGTGACCAAGACAGCTTCCAAAACTGCACAGTTAACAATATTTTATGCAGGTGCTGTGAATGTATATGATGATGTCCCATTAGAAAAG GCTCAAGCAGTTATGTTACTAGCAAGTAGGGGATCTAATGCGACTTCAAATGCTGTGAATCCACGATGTGAGCCACCTGTGCCAGCCCCGACAAAACTGGCAGGATCTGATGTTCTAAGCACAAATCAGAACCTGACACCTACCTCGAGTCATGTGGCTTCGCCTTGCTCAGGCCTTTCTAGTCCATTGTCAGTTACTTCTCGAACAGTACCTAACTGTGGTAGTGGTTCTACAACCAATGATGATACTGCTGTGGTTAAGACTGTTGGGTCATTGGCTCCCACAAGCCAGAATGAGCCTTCAAAAACTCTAACTGCTGCAATAGGCTCTACTTCTGCTGCAACTATCATGCCAACAG CTGTACCCCAGGCTCGGAGGGCATCGTTGGCCCGGTTCTTAGAGAAGCGAAAGGAAAG GGTGACAAATGCTATGCCTTACTCTTGCATGAAGAAATCCCAAGAAAATGCTGCAGGGTTCGAGCATGCTAATGTGTCCAGCAGATCCTCATCAGTCGATATTGCCTTTTCGAGCAATGGGGAAGACTCACGGTGTTTGGGCCAACATAAGAACATCGTGGGTAGTCGGGAGGCACCTCATACAAAATTAGGGATATGA
- the LOC105053203 gene encoding TPR repeat-containing thioredoxin TDX isoform X2, with product MSTKWKAATRGQMKNEGDDFVAKDVKDKKPNQRAEDALDEDEIVESHIKLDGDVVEPDNDPPQKMGDPSVEVSEESRDAAQMCKAKAVDKIAQGKLDEAIEHLTEAILLNPSSSILYATRASVFVKLKKPNAAIRDADAALQINPDSAKGYKSRGMAKAMLGQWEEAARDLHLASKLDYDEEINLVLKKVERNVHKIEQCRKYERLRKEREMKKIERERQKQHAEAEEHELKDSLASLQDGSVISIHSSKELETKFRAASSLSRLVILYFTATWCGPCRFMAPLYKSLAEKHPKVVFLKVDIDELGVVAQSWNVSSVPTFFFVKNGKEIDKVVGADKSGLEGKILLHAGRS from the exons ATGTCTACTAAATGGAAAGCAGCTACAAG AGGTCAAATGAAAAATGAAGGGGATGATTTTGTGGCAAAGGATGTGAAAGACAAAAAACCAAATCAAAGGGCTGAAGATGCTCTTGATGAGGATGAAATTGTTGAGTCACATATTAAGCTGGATGGCGATGTGGTAGAACCTGATAATGATCCTCCACAGAAG ATGGGAGATCCCTCTGTTGAAGTTTCTGAGGAGAGTCGTGATGCTGCTCAGATGTGCAAAGCCAAAGCAGTAGATAAAATAGCACAAG GTAAACTGGATGAAGCCATTGAACATCTAACAGAAGCTATCTTGTTAAATCCAAGTTCGTCTATTCTTTATGCAACTAGAG CTAGTGTTTTTGTGAAGTTGAAAAAACCAAATGCTGCTATTCGAGATGCAGATGCAGCCTTGCAG ATAAATCCTGACTCTGCCAAAGGATACAAATCTCGAGGAATGGCTAAAGCTATGTTGGGCCAATGGGAAGAGGCTGCTAGGGACCTGCACTTGGCGTCAAAATTGGATTATGACGAGGAGATCAACTTAGTGCTCAAAAAG GTTGAGCGTAATGTGCATAAAATTGAGCAATGTAGAAAATATGAGCGCTTGAGGAAAGAGAGGGAAATGAAGAAAATTGAACGTGAAAGGCAAAAACAACATGCAGAAGCAGAG gAGCATGAGTTGAAAGATTCCTTGGCTTCTTTACAAGATG GAAGTGTTATCAGCATCCATTCTTCGAAAGAGCTGGAAACCAAATTCAGGGCTGCGTCAAGCTTGTCTAGATTGGTCATTCTTTATTTCACTGCAACATGGTGTGGGCCCTGTCGCTTCATGGCACCTCTTTACAAAAGCTTAGCAGAAAAGCACCCCAAAGTTGTATTCCTGAAAGTGGATATAGATGAGCTTGGGGTTGTCGCTCAGAGCTGGAATGTCAGCAGTGTACCAACCTTTTTCTTCGTGAAAAATGGCAAAGAAATTGACAAGGTTGTTGGGGCTGACAAGAGTGGGCTGGAGGGGAAGATTTTGCTGCATGCAGGAAGGTCATAA
- the LOC105053203 gene encoding TPR repeat-containing thioredoxin TDX isoform X3, producing MKNEGDDFVAKDVKDKKPNQRAEDALDEDEIVESHIKLDGDVVEPDNDPPQKMGDPSVEVSEESRDAAQMCKAKAVDKIAQGKLDEAIEHLTEAILLNPSSSILYATRASVFVKLKKPNAAIRDADAALQINPDSAKGYKSRGMAKAMLGQWEEAARDLHLASKLDYDEEINLVLKKVERNVHKIEQCRKYERLRKEREMKKIERERQKQHAEAEEHELKDSLASLQDGSVISIHSSKELETKFRAASSLSRLVILYFTATWCGPCRFMAPLYKSLAEKHPKVVFLKVDIDELGVVAQSWNVSSVPTFFFVKNGKEIDKVVGADKSGLEGKILLHAGRS from the exons ATGAAAAATGAAGGGGATGATTTTGTGGCAAAGGATGTGAAAGACAAAAAACCAAATCAAAGGGCTGAAGATGCTCTTGATGAGGATGAAATTGTTGAGTCACATATTAAGCTGGATGGCGATGTGGTAGAACCTGATAATGATCCTCCACAGAAG ATGGGAGATCCCTCTGTTGAAGTTTCTGAGGAGAGTCGTGATGCTGCTCAGATGTGCAAAGCCAAAGCAGTAGATAAAATAGCACAAG GTAAACTGGATGAAGCCATTGAACATCTAACAGAAGCTATCTTGTTAAATCCAAGTTCGTCTATTCTTTATGCAACTAGAG CTAGTGTTTTTGTGAAGTTGAAAAAACCAAATGCTGCTATTCGAGATGCAGATGCAGCCTTGCAG ATAAATCCTGACTCTGCCAAAGGATACAAATCTCGAGGAATGGCTAAAGCTATGTTGGGCCAATGGGAAGAGGCTGCTAGGGACCTGCACTTGGCGTCAAAATTGGATTATGACGAGGAGATCAACTTAGTGCTCAAAAAG GTTGAGCGTAATGTGCATAAAATTGAGCAATGTAGAAAATATGAGCGCTTGAGGAAAGAGAGGGAAATGAAGAAAATTGAACGTGAAAGGCAAAAACAACATGCAGAAGCAGAG gAGCATGAGTTGAAAGATTCCTTGGCTTCTTTACAAGATG GAAGTGTTATCAGCATCCATTCTTCGAAAGAGCTGGAAACCAAATTCAGGGCTGCGTCAAGCTTGTCTAGATTGGTCATTCTTTATTTCACTGCAACATGGTGTGGGCCCTGTCGCTTCATGGCACCTCTTTACAAAAGCTTAGCAGAAAAGCACCCCAAAGTTGTATTCCTGAAAGTGGATATAGATGAGCTTGGGGTTGTCGCTCAGAGCTGGAATGTCAGCAGTGTACCAACCTTTTTCTTCGTGAAAAATGGCAAAGAAATTGACAAGGTTGTTGGGGCTGACAAGAGTGGGCTGGAGGGGAAGATTTTGCTGCATGCAGGAAGGTCATAA
- the LOC105053201 gene encoding ADP-ribosylation factor-like protein 8c: MGLWESFLNWLRSLFFKQEMELSLIGLQNAGKTSLVNAIATGGYSEDMIPTVGFNMRKVTKGNVTIKLWDLGGQRRFRTMWERYCRGVSAILYVVDAADRDSIPISKSELHDLLTKPSLNGIPLLVLGNKIDKSEALSKQALVDQLGLEYIKDREVCCYMISCKDSINIDIVIDWLIKHSRTAK, translated from the exons TTTGTTCTTCAAGCAGGAAATGGAGCTTTCCCTGATTGGCCTTCAAAATGCAGGAAAGACATCTCTTGTCAATGCAATTGCA ACAGGTGGCTACAGCGAAGACATGATTCCAACG GTGGGTTTCAATATGCGTAAAGTTACAAAAGGAAATGTGACGATAAAACTTTGGGACCTTGGAGGACAACGAAGATTTCGCACCATGTGGGAGCGCTACTGTCGTGGAGTCTCTGCAATCCT ATATGTAGTAGATGCTGCTGATAGAGATAGCATTCCCATATCGAAAAGTGAACTTCATGACCTACTGACAAAACCATCATTAAATGGGATTCCTTTGCTAGTTCTTGGCAATAAGATTGACAAATCAGAAGCTCTTTCCAAGCAGGCTTTGGTTGATCAACT AGGTCTGGAGTACATCAAGGACCGGGAGGTTTGCTGTTACATGATCTCATGCAAGGATTCCATCAACATAGACATTGTGATAGACTGGCTTATCAAGCACTCGAGAACAGCAAAATAA
- the LOC105053203 gene encoding TPR repeat-containing thioredoxin TDX isoform X1, whose translation MDAEKVTQLKAFVSYCKSNPSALHDPSLSFFKDYLQSLGARIPPDVKDKKPNQRAEDALDEDEIVESHIKLDGDVVEPDNDPPQKMGDPSVEVSEESRDAAQMCKAKAVDKIAQGKLDEAIEHLTEAILLNPSSSILYATRASVFVKLKKPNAAIRDADAALQINPDSAKGYKSRGMAKAMLGQWEEAARDLHLASKLDYDEEINLVLKKVERNVHKIEQCRKYERLRKEREMKKIERERQKQHAEAEEHELKDSLASLQDGSVISIHSSKELETKFRAASSLSRLVILYFTATWCGPCRFMAPLYKSLAEKHPKVVFLKVDIDELGVVAQSWNVSSVPTFFFVKNGKEIDKVVGADKSGLEGKILLHAGRS comes from the exons ATGGACGCAGAAAAGGTAACGCAGCTGAAGGCCTTCGTCAGTTACTGCAAGTCCAACCCTTCCGCCCTCCACGACCCCTCCCTTTCCTTCTTCAAGGATTATCTCCAAAG CCTTGGCGCGCGAATTCCTCCG GATGTGAAAGACAAAAAACCAAATCAAAGGGCTGAAGATGCTCTTGATGAGGATGAAATTGTTGAGTCACATATTAAGCTGGATGGCGATGTGGTAGAACCTGATAATGATCCTCCACAGAAG ATGGGAGATCCCTCTGTTGAAGTTTCTGAGGAGAGTCGTGATGCTGCTCAGATGTGCAAAGCCAAAGCAGTAGATAAAATAGCACAAG GTAAACTGGATGAAGCCATTGAACATCTAACAGAAGCTATCTTGTTAAATCCAAGTTCGTCTATTCTTTATGCAACTAGAG CTAGTGTTTTTGTGAAGTTGAAAAAACCAAATGCTGCTATTCGAGATGCAGATGCAGCCTTGCAG ATAAATCCTGACTCTGCCAAAGGATACAAATCTCGAGGAATGGCTAAAGCTATGTTGGGCCAATGGGAAGAGGCTGCTAGGGACCTGCACTTGGCGTCAAAATTGGATTATGACGAGGAGATCAACTTAGTGCTCAAAAAG GTTGAGCGTAATGTGCATAAAATTGAGCAATGTAGAAAATATGAGCGCTTGAGGAAAGAGAGGGAAATGAAGAAAATTGAACGTGAAAGGCAAAAACAACATGCAGAAGCAGAG gAGCATGAGTTGAAAGATTCCTTGGCTTCTTTACAAGATG GAAGTGTTATCAGCATCCATTCTTCGAAAGAGCTGGAAACCAAATTCAGGGCTGCGTCAAGCTTGTCTAGATTGGTCATTCTTTATTTCACTGCAACATGGTGTGGGCCCTGTCGCTTCATGGCACCTCTTTACAAAAGCTTAGCAGAAAAGCACCCCAAAGTTGTATTCCTGAAAGTGGATATAGATGAGCTTGGGGTTGTCGCTCAGAGCTGGAATGTCAGCAGTGTACCAACCTTTTTCTTCGTGAAAAATGGCAAAGAAATTGACAAGGTTGTTGGGGCTGACAAGAGTGGGCTGGAGGGGAAGATTTTGCTGCATGCAGGAAGGTCATAA
- the LOC105053202 gene encoding LOW QUALITY PROTEIN: ABC transporter G family member STR (The sequence of the model RefSeq protein was modified relative to this genomic sequence to represent the inferred CDS: inserted 1 base in 1 codon): MYQNKISEMAYRRTNTNKSLESLLVRDKPEHRVPAPAEKLHPGQGLEFLNLSYSVIKKQKKDGVWINKEAYLLDDISGQALRGRVTAILGPSGAGKSTFLDALAGRIAQGSLEGSVSIDGRPVTTSYMKKVSSYVMQDDQLFPMLTVFETFMFAAEVRLSPSISKSEKXRRVWELLDQLGLQTAAHTKIGDEGRRGVSGGERRRVSIGIDIIHKPSLLFLDEPTSGLDSSSAYSVVEKVKDIAKGGSMVLMTIHQPSFRIQMLLDRVIVLARGRLIYLGSPAALPDHLAGFGRPVPDGENSMEYLLDVIKEYDESTIGLEPLVQYQRDGLKPSQAERTPIPKTPRTPFQKSTHSAHHIPLNSQQFSAGNVTPGPNSTLSDYYNDDADDEDFDNSLERKSRTWTTSHNGVYQPRLASQFYKDFSAWLYQGVTGTPRRQPTWTPARTPGRTPGKTPISSYYSYRPATPHLPTPTPTPVFIHPPPQAYHLEPKPLDDPHDGPKFANPWLREVMILSWRTVLNVIRTPELFLSREVVFTVMALILSTLFHRLGDDSFRTINRLLNFYIFAVCLVFFSSNDAVPTFILERFIFIRETAHNAYRSSSYVISALLVYLPFFAIQGFTFAFITWIMLKLKASLLYFWMILFASLISTNAYVMLVSALVPSYITGYAVVIATTALFFLTCGFFMKRSQIPIYWRWLHYISAIKYPFEAMLVNEFKGDRCYFGNPNELTPGPLGDIKFSDLHRQIEKNLSCPLIGEDVLATMDIGFENVWADVFILLAWGVLYRFLFYVVLRFYSKNERK, encoded by the exons atgtaccaaaataagatctctGAGATGGCATACCGGCGGACCAATACCAACAAAAGCTTAGAGAGCCTTCTTGTCCGGGACAAGCCTGAGCACCGTGTGCCGGCACCAGCCGAGAAGTTGCACCCAGGCCAGGGCCTGGAATTCCTGAACCTGTCCTACAGTGTAATCAAGAAGCAGAAAAAGGATGGTGTCTGGATCAACAAGGAGGCTTATCTCCTCGATGACATATCCGGCCAGGCCCTCCGAGGCCGAGTTACCGCCATCCTGGGCCCAAGTGGTGCCGGCAAGTCGACGTTCCTCGATGCGCTGGCTGGCAGGATTGCTCAGGGGAGCCTCGAAGGATCTGTCAGCATCGATGGAAGGCCG GTCACCACCAGCTACATGAAGAAGGTGTCCTCATATGTCATGCAAGATGACCAGCTCTTCCCCATGCTGACTGTATTTGAAACCTTCATGTTTGCTGCTGAAGTTAGGCTCTCCCCTTCCATTTCTAAGTCGGAGA AACGGCGAGTGTGGGAGCTCCTCGACCAGCTCGGTCTGCAG ACCGCTGCTCACACAAAGATAGGCGATGAAGGCAGGCGAGGTGTGTCGGGGGGCGAGCGTCGCAGGGTGTCAATAGGGATCGACATCATACACAAACCATCCCTGCTGTTTCTTGATGAGCCCACATCAGGTCTTGACTCCAGTAGTGCTTATAGTGTAGTGGAGAAGGTTAAGGACATTGCCAAGGGAGGAAGTATGGTACTCATGACCATTCACCAGCCATCTTTTAGGATACAGATGCTTCTGGACCGGGTGATAGTCCTTGCAAG AGGGAGGTTGATATACCTGGGGAGCCCGGCAGCCCTGCCAGACCACCTTGCAGGATTCGGCCGACCGGTCCCCGACGGCGAGAACAGCATGGAGTACCTTCTGGATGTCATCAAGGAGTACGATGAATCGACGATCGGCCTCGAACCTCTAGTCCAATACCAGCGTGACGGACTCAAGCCCAGCCAGGCTGAAAGAACTCCAATCCCCAAGACCCCCAGAACCCCATTCCAAAAATCCACCCACTCTGCCCACCATATTCCACTCAACAGCCAGCAATTCTCCGCCGGCAACGTTACGCCGGGGCCAAACTCCACCCTGTCCGATTACTACAATGACGACGCCGACGATGAAGACTTCGACAACTCCCTCGAGAGGAAGAGCAGAACATGGACCACCTCTCACAATGGAGTCTACCAACCAAGACTGGCCTCCCAGTTCTACAAAGACTTCTCGGCGTGGCTCTATCAAGGCGTCACCGGCACTCCTCGCCGCCAGCCCACCTGGACACCAGCTCGAACACCTGGCCGCACCCCGGGCAAGACCCCCATTTCATCCTACTATTCCTACCGACCCGCCACCCCGCACCTCCCTACCCCTACTCCTACTCCAGTGTTCATCCACCCACCGCCACAAGCCTACCACCTCGAGCCCAAGCCGCTCGACGACCCCCACGACGGCCCCAAGTTCGCCAACCCGTGGCTCCGCGAGGTGATGATCCTCTCATGGCGCACCGTGCTGAACGTTATCCGCACTCCCGAGCTCTTCCTCTCCCGCGAAGTCGTCTTCACCGTCATGGCTCTGATCCTCTCCACTCTTTTCCACCGCCTCGGCGACGATAGCTTCCGGACGATCAACCGCCTCCTCAACTTCTACATCTTCGCCGTCTGTCTCGTCTTCTTCTCCTCCAATGACGCCGTCCCGACCTTCATCCTGGAGCGCTTCATCTTTATCCGAGAGACGGCGCACAACGCGTACCGATCGTCGTCCTACGTGATCTCTGCCCTCCTCGTCTACCTTCCCTTCTTCGCCATCCAAGGCTTCACCTTTGCGTTCATAACCTGGATCATGCTGAAGCTGAAAGCCAGCCTGCTGTACTTCTGGATGATACTGTTCGCCTCGCTGATCTCCACCAACGCGTACGTTATGCTGGTGAGCGCGCTCGTGCCGAGCTACATCACGGGCTACGCGGTGGTGATCGCGACGACCGCGCTCTTCTTCCTGACGTGCGGATTCTTCATGAAGAGGTCGCAGATTCCGATCTACTGGCGGTGGCTGCACTACATATCGGCGATCAAGTACCCCTTCGAGGCGATGCTCGTGAATGAATTCAAAGGGGATAGGTGCTACTTTGGGAACCCCAACGAGCTCACGCCGGGGCCATTGGGTGACATCAAGTTCAGCGATCTTCACCGTCAAATCGAGAAAAATCTGAGCTGCCCGTTGATCGGCGAGGACGTGCTCGCCACCATGGATATAGGCTTCGAGAACGTGTGGGCGGACGTCTTCATACTGCTTGCATGGGGCGTGTTGTATAGGTTCCTCTTCTACGTGGTCCTCAGGTTCTATTCCAAGAACGAGAGGAAGTGA